A stretch of Brassica napus cultivar Da-Ae chromosome C6, Da-Ae, whole genome shotgun sequence DNA encodes these proteins:
- the LOC106426204 gene encoding protein CDI codes for MTMSNGSNGSTENKPFRIFVGYDPREELAYQVCRHSITKRSSIPVSITPIVQSDLRKAGLYWRERNPLESTEFSFTRFLTPHLSNYQGWAMFVDCDFLYLADIKELVDLIDDKYAIMCVQHDYTPKETTKMDGAVQTVYPRKNWSSMVLYNCGHPKNRALDPETVNTQTGAFLHRFQWLEDEEIGSVPFVWNFLEGHNCVVEGDLHTKPKAVHYTRGGPWFDAWKDCEFADLWLAEMDEYVKEKNKKEAGIAN; via the coding sequence ATGACAATGAGCAACGGATCCAACGGTTCAACCGAGAACAAACCATTCAGGATCTTCGTCGGTTACGATCCGCGCGAAGAACTCGCCTACCAAGTCTGCCGCCACTCCATCACCAAGCGTTCTTCAATCCCCGTATCGATCACTCCCATCGTCCAATCAGATCTCAGAAAGGCCGGCCTCTACTGGCGCGAAAGAAACCCCCTCGAGAGCACCGAGTTCTCCTTCACCCGCTTCCTCACCCCGCACCTCTCCAACTACCAAGGCTGGGCCATGTTCGTCGACTGCGACTTCCTCTACCTCGCCGACATCAAGGAGCTCGTCGATCTCATCGACGACAAATACGCAATCATGTGCGTTCAGCACGATTACACTCCCAAAGAGACGACCAAGATGGACGGCGCGGTGCAGACCGTGTACCCGAGGAAGAACTGGTCCTCCATGGTGCTTTACAACTGCGGACACCCGAAGAACAGGGCCCTGGATCCGGAGACTGTGAATACTCAGACGGGGGCCTTCCTCCATAGGTTCCAGTGGCTGGAGGATGAGGAGATTGGGTCTGTTCCTTTTGTTTGGAATTTTCTTGAAGGGCATAACTGTGTGGTTGAGGGCGATCTCCATACGAAGCCTAAGGCCGTGCATTATACTAGGGGTGGGCCTTGGTTTGATGCTTGGAAGGATTGCGAGTTTGCTGATCTCTGGCTCGCTGAGATGGATGAGTACGTCaaagagaagaacaagaaagagGCTGGTATCGCGAATTAA
- the LOC106409103 gene encoding uncharacterized protein LOC106409103 yields the protein MEMERKTKEMEEKLCRRCKGSYRDSSNNASSCRFHPSFFVCRRHDDQKRYYELGPEDPPYAAKFYDCCGAEDPNAPGCVTTPHISYDD from the exons ATGGAGATGGAGAGAAAGACGAAGGAGATGGAGGAGAAGTTGTGCCGGAGGTGCAAGGGAAGCTACAGAGACTCCTCGAACAACGCTTCCTCTTGCCGTTTTCATCCTTCCTTCTTCGTTTGTCGTCGCCACGATGACCAGAAAAG GTACTATGAATTGGGACCCGAAGACCCACCATATGCAGCCAAGTTCTACGATTGCTGCGGTGCAGAGGATCCTAATGCACCTGGTTGTGTCACCACCCCTCACATTTCATATGACGACTGA
- the LOC106407304 gene encoding uncharacterized protein LOC106407304, which produces MWAEIICGLVIYKLVRRFFHDDEISDDDTFGSTALFSVAHRLEKLYGGKAYVGLRIPDADTSSRQDIDLVLLTKGQVVVIGVKNLSGIVTITSDGSWVCEAGKHHTTQTYPDPLVDVKKQASVLVSYLEQRGVTLLEGNLSCKVVIPNPNFRTTHAFPSEEVITYEEWKHLKPVSRSTLSGWVKGAFCTGKEMHESSHQKLNFILATAPMWDRVELKGSKIVLGEFLEFKGKQEDTLALKQIKRSKVDRISIQQTSMLGFAPSRLQVRYSYRDYRSEGRSGSESKEVTVRSSTEVLFQPRDSTKIKKFKLSSLLSISLSA; this is translated from the exons atGTGGGCTGAGATCATCTGTGGTCTCGTAATCTACAAACTCGTCCGCCGTTTCTTCCACGACGACGAGATTTCCGATGACGACACCTTCGGTTCAACTGCTCTCTTCTCCGTCGCTCACAG ACTTGAGAAGCTTTATGGTGGAAAAGCTTATGTAGGGCTTCGTATTCCAGATGCAGACACTTCTTCTAGACAGGACATCGACCTTGTCCTCCTCACTAAAGG acAAGTTGTGGTGATCGGAGTCAAGAATCTATCTGGGATTGTTACGATAACCAGCGATGGAAGCTGGGTTTGTGAAGCTGGGAAGCATCATACAACTCAGACTTACCCTGATCCT CTGGTTGATGTCAAAAAACAAGCTTCAGTTCTTGTATCATATCTTGAACAAAGGGGGGTCACTTTACTAGAAGGAAATCTGTCTTGCAAAGTTGTAATTCCCAATCCCAACTTTCG TACAACGCATGCGTTTCCGAGTGAGGAGGTAATTACCTACGAAGAGTGGAAACATCTGAAACCAGTATCAAGGAGCACACTCTCTGGTTGGGTTAAAGGCGCATTTTGCACAGGAAAAGAGATGCATGAATCTTCGCATCAAAAACTTAACTTCATCCTTGCCACTGCACCAATGTGGGATAG GGTGGAGCTTAAAGGTAGCAAGATTGTGTTAGGAGAGTTCCTTGAGTTCAAAGGAAAGCAGGAAGATACTTTGGCTCTGAAACAGATCAAGAGATCAAAAGTTGACCGTATCTCTATTCAGCAAACAAGCATGCTTGGATTCG CTCCGTCGAGGTTGCAGGTTCGTTACTCGTATAGGGACTACCGAAGTGAAGGGAGATCAGGATCAGAGTCGAAGGAAGTGACTGTAAGGTCGAGCACCGAGGTTTTGTTCCAGCCGCGAGACTcaacaaagattaagaaattCAAGCTCTCGTCCCTCCTCTCCATTTCACTAAGTGCCTGA
- the LOC106426291 gene encoding 4-coumarate--CoA ligase 3-like encodes MITATLQEPQIHQPVDTTTPPADAPPTPPRIFRSKLPDIDIPNHLPLHNYCFQKLSSVSDKPCLIVGSTGKNYTYGETHLICRRVAAGLHKMGIRKGDVIMILLQNSAEFVFSFMGASMIGAVSTTANPFYTSQEIHKQVKSSGAKLIITHSHYVDKLRNLDGETRIGEDLTVITTEENPPPENCLPFSTLLLTDDETTSLDVVDVGGDDAAALPFSSGTTGLPKGVVLTHKSLITSVAQQVDGDNPNLYLKPNDVVLCVLPLFHIYSLNSVLLNSIRSGATVLLMHKFEIGALLDLIQRHKVTVAALVPPLVIALAKNPTVNSYDLSSVRLVLSGAAPLGKDLEDSLGRRLPQAVLGQGYGMTEAGPVLSMSLGFAKEPTPSKSGSCGTVVRNAELKVVHLETRLSLGYNQPGEICIRGQQIMKEYLNDPEATSATIDEEGWLHTGDIGYVDEADEIFIVDRLKEVIKFKGFQVPPAELEALLINHHSIADAAVVPQRDEVAGEVPVAFVVRSNGNVITEEDIKEYIAKQVVFYKRLHKVFFVPSIPKSPSGKILRKDLKAKLC; translated from the exons ATGATAACTGCAACTCTACAAGAACCTCAGATTCATCAACCGGTGGATACAACTACTCCCCCCGCCGATGCTCCTCCTACGCCGCCGCGTATTTTCCGATCAAAGCTTCCGGACATAGACATCCCCAACCACCTCCCTCTCCACAATTACTGCTTCCAGAAGCTCTCCTCTGTTTCCGACAAGCCTTGTCTGATCGTAGGGTCCACGGGAAAAAACTACACGTACGGCGAAACGCACCTCATATGTCGGAGAGTCGCCGCCGGGCTACACAAAATGGGGATTCGAAAAGGCGACGTGATAATGATCCTCCTTCAAAACTCAGCCGAGTTCGTCTTCTCCTTCATGGGCGCTTCCATGATCGGCGCCGTCTCCACCACCGCGAACCCTTTCTACACTTCTCAGGAGATTCACAAACAGGTCAAATCCTCCGGAGCTAAGCTTATAATCACTCACTCCCATTACGTCGATAAGCTGAGAAACCTCGACGGAGAAACAAGAATCGGTGAAGATCTCACCGTTATCACCACGGAGGAGAATCCTCCCCCGGAGAATTGTCTTCCTTTCTCCACACTACTACTCACTGACGACGAGACAACCTCGCTAGATGTTGTTGATGTCGGTGGTGATGACGCCGCGGCGCTTCCTTTCTCTTCTGGCACGACGGGGTTACCTAAAGGAGTAGTTTTAACGCACAAGAGCTTAATCACGAGCGTCGCGCAACAAGTCGATGGAGACAACCCGAATCTTTACCTGAAACCAAACGACGTCGTACTCTGCGTTTTGCCTCTTTTCCACATCTACTCGCTCAACAGCGTCCTTCTCAACTCCATCCGATCCG GTGCGACGGTTCTTTTGATGCACAAATTCGAAATCGGGGCGTTATTGGATCTAATACAGAGACACAAGGTGACGGTAGCGGCGCTTGTTCCGCCGCTTGTGATTGCTTTGGCCAAGAACCCAACTGTTAACTCTTACGATCTCTCTTCCGTTAGATTGGTTCTCTCCGGTGCAGCTCCCTTAGGCAAAGATCTCGAGGATAGTCTAGGCCGCCGTCTCCCTCAGGCCGTCCTTGGCCAg GGATATGGTATGACAGAGGCAGGACCAGTGTTGTCAATGAGCCTTGGGTTTGCCAAAGAGCCAACTCCGTCAAAATCAGGCTCTTGTGGGACTGTAGTCCGAAACGCAGAGCTTAAAGTGGTTCACCTTGAGACACGTCTCTCTCTTGGTTACAACCAACCTGGTGAGATTTGTATCCGCGGTCAACAAATCATGAAag AGTACTTGAACGATCCGGAAGCCACGTCAGCTACAATTGACGAGGAAGGTTGGCTTCACACAGGGGACATTGGGTATGTTGATGAAGCTGATGAGATATTCATTGTTGATCGACTCAAAGAGGTCATCAAGTTCAAAGGCTTTCAG GTGCCTCCAGCTGAGCTAGAGGCTTTGCTCATCAATCACCACTCCATTGCGGATGCTGCGGTTGTTCC TCAAAGAGATGAAGTGGCTGGAGAAGTTCCGGTGGCTTTCGTAGTCCGATCAAATGGAAACGTTATCACGGAAGAAgatataaaagaatatatagCCAAACAG GTGGTATTCTACAAGAGATTGCACAAGGTCTTCTTTGTTCCCTCCATTCCCAAATCTCCTTCCGGAAAAATTCTGAGAAAGGATCTTAAAGCCAAACTTTGTTAa